Proteins found in one Nocardia brasiliensis ATCC 700358 genomic segment:
- a CDS encoding phosphoribosyltransferase, translated as MADREVLTWELFGSASRELATTIADDGFEPDLILSIARGGLFVAGALGYALDVKNLHVMNVEFYTGIDQRLDLPVMLPPVPQAVDLAGATVLVADDVADTGATLKLVRDFCEHHVAEVRCAVIYQKPRSEVDCEYVWKRTDRWINFPWSTEPPVVQRQVKVLDA; from the coding sequence ATGGCGGATCGGGAAGTGCTGACCTGGGAACTGTTCGGTTCGGCGAGTCGGGAATTGGCGACCACGATCGCGGACGACGGGTTCGAGCCCGATCTGATCCTCTCGATCGCCCGCGGCGGGTTGTTCGTGGCGGGCGCGCTCGGTTACGCGCTGGACGTGAAGAACCTGCACGTGATGAACGTCGAGTTCTACACCGGCATCGATCAGCGCCTCGACCTGCCGGTGATGCTGCCACCGGTCCCGCAGGCCGTGGACCTGGCGGGCGCCACCGTGCTGGTCGCCGACGACGTCGCGGACACCGGGGCCACACTGAAGCTGGTGCGCGACTTCTGCGAACACCACGTCGCCGAGGTGCGGTGCGCGGTGATCTATCAGAAGCCGCGCTCGGAGGTCGACTGCGAATACGTGTGGAAGCGCACCGATCGCTGGATCAACTTCCCGTGGTCGACCGAACCGCCGGTGGTGCAGCGGCAGGTCAAGGTGCTCGACGCCTGA
- a CDS encoding MarP family serine protease: MPLPNWLDLAVLAATGPAAVLGWRRGALAAVIGVLCVVAGAVAGAFIAAATLAQLPPGPTRLLIVLCLIVGMVALGETAGHRLGRAARRAIRGRLAQRVDAAGGSFVHAVAVPLAVWLLAAPLTVSTQPGLLAAVRDSVVVRSVDEVAPYWLASLSTVVTAPMVAAGLVLPLPPPDPRILQSPVPHDLQQSVLRIHGEVPACGMQETGSGFVVAPERVLTNAHVVAGTTDRWVDTPRGPLKATVVQFDSVRDVAVLAVPGLSAPSLTVAPEPGAPGADAIILGYPMGGPYTAAAARVQQRGGRSVPDIYHRGTSDRATYTVNGPIQDGNSGGPLIDPQGRVLGMVFGVDPDNGTVGYAASLPELLDGLALTGPAVDTGPCLR; encoded by the coding sequence GTGCCCTTGCCGAACTGGCTCGACCTCGCCGTACTCGCCGCGACCGGACCGGCGGCCGTGCTCGGTTGGCGCCGCGGCGCGCTCGCGGCGGTGATCGGCGTGCTGTGCGTCGTCGCGGGCGCGGTGGCGGGCGCGTTCATCGCGGCGGCGACGCTCGCCCAGCTGCCGCCTGGCCCGACCCGGCTGCTGATCGTCCTGTGCCTGATCGTCGGCATGGTGGCGCTCGGCGAGACGGCCGGGCACCGGCTGGGCCGGGCCGCGCGGCGCGCGATCCGCGGCCGCCTCGCCCAACGCGTCGACGCCGCCGGTGGTTCGTTCGTGCACGCGGTGGCGGTGCCGCTGGCGGTGTGGCTGCTCGCCGCCCCGCTCACGGTGTCGACGCAGCCGGGACTGCTGGCGGCCGTACGGGATTCGGTGGTGGTGCGCTCGGTCGACGAGGTCGCGCCGTACTGGCTGGCGAGCCTGTCCACGGTCGTCACCGCCCCGATGGTGGCGGCGGGGCTGGTGTTGCCGCTCCCGCCGCCCGATCCGCGCATCCTGCAAAGCCCGGTCCCCCACGACCTCCAGCAGAGCGTGCTGCGGATCCACGGCGAGGTACCGGCCTGCGGTATGCAGGAGACCGGTTCCGGCTTCGTCGTGGCGCCGGAACGCGTCCTCACCAACGCGCATGTCGTCGCGGGTACCACCGACCGCTGGGTCGACACACCCCGCGGACCGCTGAAAGCCACTGTGGTGCAGTTCGATTCCGTACGCGACGTGGCGGTGCTCGCGGTACCGGGCCTCAGCGCGCCGTCGCTCACCGTGGCGCCCGAGCCGGGCGCGCCAGGCGCCGACGCCATCATCCTCGGATACCCGATGGGCGGGCCGTACACGGCCGCCGCCGCGCGGGTGCAGCAGCGCGGCGGGCGCTCGGTGCCCGACATCTACCACCGCGGGACGAGCGATCGCGCGACCTACACAGTGAACGGCCCCATCCAGGACGGGAATTCCGGTGGACCGCTGATCGACCCGCAGGGCCGGGTGCTCGGCATGGTGTTCGGCGTCGACCCGGACAACGGCACGGTGGGGTACGCGGCGAGCCTGCCCGAACTACTCGACGGACTCGCGCTCACCGGTCCTGCCGTGGACACGGGCCCCTGCCTCCGGTGA
- a CDS encoding 3-oxoacyl-ACP synthase III family protein, with protein sequence MGTTTETVSLADVSSYLPKNRVTADYFARYADPADNTSNAMFKSPPFRHHIAPGETPADMAEQAIAPMLERRGSEFLSEIDVLIVHTQIPELGIVGNGGEVAARLGLAPEWLIDLHNGGCVAFVYAMKIARQLLLSSAARAALIVTVQNAAGQIFTQEQVRPKPQAAIPGDGAGVGLLVKSGESPILDVEARHLPGYAGQMTVLADPPRKYWEAGPGQMHVGFTESKIAKVLARGNRIVPEVAHAVCGRIGVRADELDLLVTNQPNRAFLRNWRDALQLPVDRHPDTFDECGNLFAAGIPVTLDHAVRAGKVPAGSLLLLAGFAHAGDFAAAAAVRWGGR encoded by the coding sequence ATGGGCACAACGACCGAAACCGTAAGCCTGGCAGACGTTTCCAGCTATCTGCCGAAGAACCGGGTCACCGCGGACTATTTCGCCCGCTACGCCGATCCGGCGGACAACACCTCGAACGCGATGTTCAAGTCCCCGCCGTTCCGGCACCACATCGCGCCCGGCGAGACGCCGGCCGACATGGCGGAGCAGGCGATCGCGCCGATGCTCGAACGCCGGGGCAGCGAATTCCTCAGCGAGATCGACGTTCTCATCGTGCACACACAGATCCCCGAGCTGGGCATCGTCGGTAACGGGGGAGAGGTCGCCGCGCGGCTCGGGCTCGCCCCGGAGTGGCTGATCGACCTGCACAACGGCGGGTGTGTGGCGTTCGTCTACGCGATGAAGATCGCCAGGCAGCTCCTGCTGAGCAGTGCCGCGCGTGCCGCGTTGATCGTCACCGTGCAGAACGCGGCGGGCCAGATCTTCACCCAGGAGCAGGTGCGGCCCAAGCCGCAGGCCGCCATTCCCGGGGACGGCGCGGGCGTCGGTCTGCTCGTGAAGTCCGGCGAGTCACCGATTCTCGACGTGGAAGCCCGGCATCTGCCGGGGTACGCGGGCCAGATGACGGTGCTCGCGGATCCGCCGCGCAAATACTGGGAGGCGGGCCCGGGCCAGATGCATGTCGGCTTCACCGAGTCGAAGATCGCGAAAGTCCTCGCCCGGGGCAATCGCATCGTGCCGGAGGTGGCGCACGCGGTATGCGGGCGGATCGGCGTACGGGCGGACGAGCTGGACCTGCTCGTGACGAACCAGCCGAACCGTGCCTTCTTGCGCAATTGGCGTGACGCACTGCAACTTCCGGTCGACCGGCATCCCGACACGTTCGACGAGTGCGGCAACCTGTTCGCCGCGGGCATCCCGGTGACGCTCGATCACGCGGTGCGCGCCGGGAAAGTGCCCGCCGGATCGCTGCTGCTGCTCGCCGGTTTCGCGCATGCCGGGGATTTCGCGGCGGCCGCCGCGGTGCGCTGGGGTGGACGCTGA
- a CDS encoding DUF6882 domain-containing protein: MTAYLRSESPTLEQLLDDAALMSYEHQERSIEVLGAHRWHVTYEPPLFEFFGDHPLACTRFHVLGTAAPGPRSWLWSWANYDWYPPEVTELARSVRDYGLRHGIPELHTAEIPFAKLPGAPTEPNRVTWLIGELCKAVSGSWTWYSCDVGGGTRLAVLIEHPDLTPPALDLLSLMHVLNGVFRLELPDHRRAIHSYAVQRGLAATFTDDASKLLLAGPGLEVAIAFDAAGRVTTMSSSRADSLA, translated from the coding sequence GTGACGGCTTATCTCCGCAGTGAATCGCCAACCCTCGAACAGTTGCTCGATGACGCGGCATTAATGTCGTATGAACATCAAGAGCGCAGTATCGAAGTGCTCGGCGCGCACCGGTGGCATGTCACATATGAGCCGCCATTATTCGAGTTCTTCGGCGATCATCCGTTGGCCTGCACGCGGTTTCACGTCCTCGGCACGGCCGCGCCCGGCCCGCGCAGCTGGCTGTGGAGCTGGGCCAACTATGACTGGTACCCGCCGGAGGTCACCGAGCTGGCCCGGTCGGTGCGCGATTACGGTCTGCGCCACGGGATCCCGGAACTGCACACCGCCGAGATCCCATTCGCGAAGCTGCCCGGCGCGCCCACCGAACCGAACCGGGTCACCTGGCTCATCGGCGAACTGTGCAAGGCGGTCTCGGGCAGTTGGACGTGGTACAGCTGCGATGTCGGCGGCGGCACCCGGCTCGCGGTGCTGATCGAACACCCCGACCTGACCCCGCCCGCGCTCGATCTGCTCAGCCTCATGCACGTGCTCAACGGCGTCTTCCGGCTCGAGCTGCCCGACCACCGGCGGGCCATCCACAGCTACGCGGTGCAGCGCGGGCTCGCCGCGACCTTCACCGACGACGCGAGCAAACTGCTGCTCGCCGGCCCGGGTCTGGAGGTGGCCATCGCCTTCGACGCCGCCGGGCGCGTCACGACCATGTCGTCCTCGCGGGCGGACAGCCTGGCCTGA
- a CDS encoding pyridoxal phosphate-dependent aminotransferase: MHTAQRGHRLSLNENPYGPLPSVRRALTGALGAANRYPEFLPRRLPELIAGRLGYPPEQVVVGAGATGVIMHILQEFVPPGAGVVLATPTFDGYPLLTATVGGRVVEVPLTPTGHQDLPALAAAVDERTAVVVLCSPHNPTGTAIRHAELAEFLEHTARSVVVVFDEAYVDFVRPSERVRTAELLARHPNLIVMRTFSKAYGLAALRVGYALGSVPIMARIRRWQLPFGMTALAEAGVRACYAAEAELAVRTATITRECDRLTTGLRELGYQVPASSANFVYLTGCDALELDRLRGGFAGAGIQVKHCATGIRITVGDTAATEAVIAAAR; this comes from the coding sequence ATGCACACCGCGCAACGCGGCCATCGGCTGTCCTTGAACGAAAACCCGTACGGCCCGCTGCCTTCGGTGCGGCGGGCGCTGACCGGGGCGCTCGGCGCGGCGAACCGGTATCCGGAGTTCCTGCCGCGCAGGCTGCCCGAGCTGATCGCGGGGCGGCTCGGCTACCCGCCGGAGCAGGTGGTGGTCGGTGCGGGCGCGACCGGCGTGATCATGCACATCCTGCAGGAGTTCGTGCCGCCGGGTGCGGGGGTGGTGCTGGCGACGCCCACCTTCGACGGCTACCCGCTGCTGACCGCGACGGTCGGCGGCCGGGTGGTGGAAGTCCCCTTGACGCCGACCGGGCACCAGGATCTGCCCGCGCTGGCCGCGGCCGTCGACGAGCGGACGGCCGTCGTCGTGTTGTGCAGCCCGCACAATCCGACCGGAACCGCGATCCGGCACGCGGAACTCGCGGAATTCCTGGAACATACCGCTCGGTCGGTCGTGGTGGTTTTCGATGAGGCCTACGTCGACTTCGTGCGGCCGAGCGAGCGGGTGCGCACCGCCGAGCTACTCGCGCGTCATCCGAACCTGATCGTGATGCGCACCTTCTCCAAGGCGTACGGGTTGGCCGCGCTTCGGGTCGGTTATGCGCTCGGCTCGGTGCCGATCATGGCCCGAATCCGGCGCTGGCAGTTGCCTTTCGGGATGACCGCCCTAGCGGAGGCGGGGGTGCGTGCCTGCTACGCGGCGGAGGCGGAACTGGCGGTGCGCACCGCGACGATCACCCGCGAGTGCGACAGGCTCACGACGGGGCTGCGCGAGCTGGGCTATCAGGTGCCGGCCAGTAGCGCGAACTTCGTCTATCTCACCGGTTGCGATGCGCTCGAACTCGACCGGCTGCGTGGGGGTTTCGCCGGTGCGGGGATCCAGGTGAAACACTGCGCCACCGGTATCAGGATCACGGTGGGCGACACCGCGGCAACCGAGGCGGTGATCGCGGCCGCACGGTGA
- a CDS encoding TetR/AcrR family transcriptional regulator, with amino-acid sequence MPDAKSPIRRVRSGNQRDEAARLAVLHAADDLLVEHGFAALTVEAIARRAGVAKQTIYRWWPSKVEILLDTLIEDSAKHFPVPVDKPTAAGIRAYLRDFARFVARDPAGKVLLALLAQAQHDPGTAERVQARYLGPRRAAERDLLARAVDAGEIAPVLGLDAVLDALVGPLVYRAMTGASIPRELVDTLVDRLLAPAPGERPGPLA; translated from the coding sequence ATGCCCGACGCGAAATCGCCGATCCGCAGGGTGCGCTCCGGCAATCAGCGCGACGAAGCCGCGCGCCTGGCCGTGCTGCACGCCGCCGACGATCTGCTCGTCGAACACGGCTTCGCGGCGCTGACCGTCGAGGCCATCGCGCGCCGGGCGGGGGTTGCCAAACAGACGATCTATCGCTGGTGGCCGTCCAAGGTCGAGATCCTGCTCGACACGCTGATCGAGGACAGCGCCAAGCACTTTCCGGTGCCGGTGGACAAGCCGACGGCCGCGGGCATTCGGGCGTACCTGCGCGATTTCGCGCGTTTCGTCGCCCGCGATCCGGCGGGCAAGGTGCTGCTCGCGCTCCTGGCTCAGGCCCAGCACGATCCGGGCACGGCCGAGCGAGTCCAGGCGCGTTATCTGGGTCCGCGCCGGGCCGCCGAGCGCGACCTGCTCGCCCGCGCCGTCGACGCGGGCGAGATCGCGCCCGTGCTCGGCCTGGACGCGGTGCTCGATGCACTCGTGGGGCCGCTCGTCTATCGCGCCATGACCGGCGCGAGTATTCCGCGCGAGCTGGTGGACACCCTCGTCGACCGCCTGCTCGCACCGGCGCCGGGTGAGCGGCCCGGCCCGCTCGCGTAG
- a CDS encoding MarR family winged helix-turn-helix transcriptional regulator yields the protein MFEQAHPTAAVRVDPAAPHGTVATAGDPDHDLLSLTNQLCFALYSTSRAMTAAYRPFLDAMHITYPQYLALLALWERPGMTMKELGEQLRLDYGTVSPLIQRLQAHGFVESVRSAHDRRSVELRATEAGIALQRQAREMIESVMASVGYPLDTLIAVRDQVNALGERLDALTGERKER from the coding sequence ATGTTCGAACAAGCGCATCCCACCGCAGCGGTGCGTGTCGATCCGGCCGCACCACACGGCACCGTCGCAACCGCCGGGGATCCCGACCACGACCTGCTCTCGCTGACGAACCAGCTGTGTTTTGCCCTGTACTCGACCTCGCGCGCGATGACCGCGGCCTACCGGCCGTTCCTCGACGCGATGCACATCACGTATCCGCAGTACCTCGCGCTGCTCGCGCTGTGGGAGCGGCCCGGGATGACCATGAAGGAACTGGGCGAACAGCTACGCCTCGACTACGGCACCGTGTCGCCGCTGATCCAGCGACTACAGGCGCACGGTTTCGTGGAGAGCGTGCGCAGCGCGCACGACCGCCGCTCGGTCGAACTGCGCGCGACCGAGGCCGGTATCGCGCTGCAGCGCCAGGCCCGCGAAATGATCGAGTCCGTGATGGCCTCGGTGGGCTACCCCCTCGACACCCTCATCGCCGTGCGCGACCAGGTGAACGCGCTCGGCGAACGGCTCGACGCGCTGACCGGCGAGCGCAAGGAGCGGTAA
- the aspS gene encoding aspartate--tRNA(Asn) ligase, with amino-acid sequence MPRTLCSALPAALRQPDPVTIEGWIHRRRQLASVTFVVLRDRSGLAQAVVTDPAVRQQVSELPEETVIRLTGTASRNAKAPGGVELVDPAVHALSAPAAASPFELWRPELGVTLPVALDHAALSWRHPTRRAVWQIAAASLTGFRRHLDGAGFTEVTTPKIVGQCAESGANVFALDYFGVPAYLAQSPQLYKQMLTGVFERVYEVGPVFRAEPHDTARHLAEYVSLDVEFGFVRDHRDILAQLRATLAAMLAAIAENASAAVETAGVRLPVVPEEIPVVHFREALELVGAAADEPDLAPEHERFLGAWAKRRYDSDFLAVEGYPAAKRPFYTHPQPDDPRWTNSFDLLFRGLELVTGGQRLHNHADYLAALAARGEDPAAYDAYLAAMRHGMPPHGGFAIGLERWVARLTEADNIRRAALFPRDRHRLQP; translated from the coding sequence ATGCCACGTACGCTCTGTTCCGCTCTGCCCGCAGCCCTGCGACAACCGGATCCGGTGACCATCGAGGGCTGGATCCATCGGCGCAGACAACTCGCGAGCGTGACCTTCGTCGTGCTGCGCGACCGCTCCGGACTGGCCCAGGCGGTGGTCACCGATCCCGCTGTGCGGCAGCAGGTTTCGGAGCTACCGGAGGAGACCGTGATCCGGCTGACCGGCACCGCGAGCCGCAACGCCAAAGCGCCGGGCGGGGTCGAGCTGGTCGACCCGGCCGTGCACGCGCTGAGCGCACCGGCCGCGGCGTCGCCGTTCGAGCTGTGGCGCCCCGAACTCGGCGTCACCCTGCCGGTCGCGCTGGACCACGCCGCGCTCAGCTGGCGCCACCCCACCCGGCGGGCGGTGTGGCAGATCGCCGCCGCCTCGCTCACCGGGTTCCGGCGGCACCTCGACGGTGCGGGCTTCACCGAGGTGACGACTCCGAAGATCGTCGGGCAGTGCGCCGAATCGGGTGCGAATGTGTTCGCGCTGGACTACTTCGGTGTGCCCGCCTACCTGGCGCAGTCCCCGCAGTTGTACAAGCAGATGCTCACCGGGGTCTTCGAGCGGGTATACGAGGTCGGTCCGGTCTTTCGCGCCGAACCGCACGACACCGCCCGGCATCTGGCCGAATACGTCTCCCTGGACGTCGAATTCGGGTTCGTGCGCGACCATCGCGATATACTCGCGCAGCTCCGTGCGACACTCGCGGCCATGCTCGCGGCCATCGCCGAAAATGCCTCGGCGGCAGTCGAAACCGCGGGTGTGCGGCTGCCCGTCGTGCCCGAGGAGATCCCCGTCGTGCATTTCCGCGAGGCGCTCGAACTGGTCGGCGCAGCGGCCGACGAGCCCGACCTCGCCCCCGAACACGAGCGCTTCCTCGGCGCGTGGGCGAAGCGGCGCTACGACTCGGATTTTCTTGCCGTGGAAGGCTATCCAGCGGCCAAACGCCCCTTCTACACCCATCCGCAGCCGGACGATCCGCGCTGGACCAACTCCTTCGACCTGCTGTTCCGCGGGCTGGAACTGGTCACCGGCGGGCAACGCCTGCACAACCATGCCGACTACCTCGCCGCGTTGGCGGCGCGCGGCGAGGACCCGGCCGCGTACGACGCCTACCTGGCCGCGATGCGGCACGGCATGCCGCCGCACGGCGGTTTCGCCATCGGGCTGGAACGGTGGGTGGCGCGCCTCACCGAGGCCGACAACATCCGCCGGGCGGCACTGTTTCCCCGGGATCGCCACCGCCTGCAGCCCTGA
- a CDS encoding NAD-dependent epimerase/dehydratase family protein has protein sequence MRIFLAGATGVIGTRLVPLLIAAGHEVAGMTRSAGKSEQVRAAGAEPVICDVYDADALTAAVRDFGPDLVLHQLTDLPDDAALLPESGAANSRIRTEGTRNLIAAAQAAGAKRFVAQSIAWKPAGGRGEVVRQHEAAVLDIGGVVVRYGQFYGPGTYYETELPAHPRVHVDEAAAQTIPLLEAAGGVVIIAENA, from the coding sequence ATGCGGATCTTTCTGGCCGGTGCGACCGGCGTCATCGGGACACGGTTGGTGCCGCTGTTGATCGCGGCCGGGCACGAGGTGGCCGGGATGACCCGATCGGCGGGCAAGTCCGAGCAGGTGCGCGCGGCCGGTGCGGAACCGGTGATCTGCGACGTGTACGACGCGGACGCACTGACCGCGGCCGTCCGGGACTTCGGTCCTGATCTGGTGCTGCATCAGTTGACCGACCTGCCCGACGATGCCGCGCTGCTGCCCGAATCCGGTGCGGCGAATTCCCGCATCCGTACCGAGGGCACCCGCAATCTGATCGCCGCGGCGCAGGCCGCCGGCGCGAAACGATTTGTCGCGCAGAGCATCGCGTGGAAACCCGCGGGCGGCCGCGGCGAGGTCGTCCGGCAGCACGAGGCGGCCGTGCTCGACATCGGCGGCGTGGTCGTGCGATACGGCCAGTTCTACGGTCCCGGAACCTATTACGAGACGGAGCTGCCCGCGCATCCGCGGGTGCACGTGGACGAGGCCGCGGCGCAGACGATTCCGCTGCTCGAAGCGGCCGGTGGTGTCGTGATCATCGCCGAGAACGCCTGA
- a CDS encoding SDR family NAD(P)-dependent oxidoreductase codes for MSDTTPHALVLGAARGLGLVLVDELVRRGRQVIATTRSTGGELAALAQTSHGRVRIETLEMTSPEQLAALRARLAGCPLDLLFVNAAIDRGDLPISAVSTEMFTEVMVTNALSPLRAVEALRDLVVPGGTVAVMSSEQGSISQNTEDGYELYKASKAALNQLMRSYATRNADDGHTKLLIDPGHNRTELGGPDAPLSPKESIPAVVDVLDAQAGAPGLQFLDRHGVPVPW; via the coding sequence ATGTCCGACACCACCCCTCATGCCCTCGTCCTCGGCGCCGCCCGCGGCCTGGGACTCGTCCTCGTCGACGAGCTCGTCCGCCGCGGCCGGCAGGTGATCGCCACCACCCGCAGCACCGGCGGCGAACTGGCGGCGCTCGCGCAGACCTCGCACGGGCGAGTGCGGATCGAGACCTTGGAGATGACCAGTCCGGAACAGCTCGCCGCGCTGCGCGCCCGCCTGGCCGGCTGCCCGCTCGATCTGCTGTTCGTCAATGCCGCGATCGACCGCGGCGATCTGCCGATCAGCGCGGTCTCCACCGAGATGTTCACCGAGGTGATGGTCACCAACGCGCTCAGCCCGCTGCGCGCGGTCGAAGCGCTGCGCGACCTCGTCGTGCCCGGGGGCACCGTCGCGGTCATGTCCTCCGAACAGGGCAGCATCTCGCAGAACACCGAAGACGGCTACGAGCTGTACAAAGCGAGCAAAGCCGCGCTGAACCAGCTGATGCGCAGCTACGCCACCCGCAACGCCGACGACGGGCACACGAAACTGCTCATCGATCCCGGCCACAATCGCACCGAGCTCGGCGGACCCGACGCGCCGCTCAGTCCGAAGGAGAGCATCCCGGCCGTGGTGGACGTCCTCGACGCCCAGGCGGGTGCGCCCGGATTGCAATTCCTGGATCGGCACGGCGTGCCGGTCCCCTGGTGA